The DNA segment TCGATGACCTTGCGGTACTGGATCGGGACGTTGTCCATCCGATAGACGATGCCCGGGACCTCGACCCCGACGATTCCTACCGGGATGTGGAGGTCGGAGATCTCGCTCGCCATGCAGATGTTCGGGTCGATGGTGATCCAGGGGTGCTTTCTCAGGTGCTTGACCGCCTCGATCGGGAAGTGGGCGCCGGCATCGGTTCCGATGTTGATGAAAGCGTCCACCTCGTCGCGCATGGCAAGGTCGACGGAGCTCGTCTCGCCGGGGTTCATGTGGGCGATGTCCTTCTTCGTCAGGTCGAGACAGTAGGGGAACCCGTACTGCCATGACCAGACCGCGCCCGGTCCGGTGATGTTGTAGTGGCCCCGCATCGCCATGATCGTCCACTTGGTGTAGTCGTTGAGGTCACGGGTCAGGCTGATGGCGATGTCCACGTTGTGGTTCCTGCCGTCGGAGTGGCAGAGCCCCATGCCGTAGAAGATGGTGCCGAACCGGGCCTTCTTCATGATATTGGCAACCTCGAGGATCTGCTCGCGCTTGATCCCGGCAACCTCCTCGGGGATCTCGTGGCCCCGGACGACGGCGCGGAACGCGTCGAAGAGCTCGTAGTCGTGCCCCTGCTTCACCTGCAGGTAGATGTCCGCCACCTGGGCAGTGTCGGTGTGCCTCGGGTCGATGACGATGATCTTGCGGCTCTTGTGGCCCTTGCCGGTGAAGAAGCCGCGGGGGAAGATCGAGTAGCGGGACATGTGCCGCGGGTGGGCGTGGGCGGGGTTTGCGCCCCAGTAGACGATGACGTCCGCCCGGTTCTTCGTCTCGCCGAGGGTGCAGCTCGGGTAGCCGTTGTCGAATATGGCGAGGAACGAGGAGCCGTGGCAGATGGACGCGCAGTTGTCGAGCACGGCCCCCGCTCTCTCGGCGACCTTGGCCGCGGCGGCCATGCCCTCGCAGTTGGTCGATCCGAACCCATAGATCAGGGGTTTCTTTGCATCATAGAGCACTTTTGCCGCATAGTCGACCGCCTCGTCGTAGGAGATATCCTTGTAGGTGCCGTCCGGCTGGCGGAGGCGGGGCAGCTTGACTCTCTCGCTGCCGGTCGCGTGGTGGAAGATCTGGTTGCCGATGGCACAGGCATTCTCCACCTCGAGGATCTGTTTTCCGTCGTCCGATACGGTCACGACAAGGTCGTCGCAGCAGACGCCGCAGTAGGGGCATCCGACATTCTCAATCTTCTTTGGCATTACTGATCACCTCTCCACATCCCGACGGCTCCCTGGACGA comes from the Methanoculleus marisnigri JR1 genome and includes:
- a CDS encoding formylmethanofuran dehydrogenase subunit B, encoding MPKKIENVGCPYCGVCCDDLVVTVSDDGKQILEVENACAIGNQIFHHATGSERVKLPRLRQPDGTYKDISYDEAVDYAAKVLYDAKKPLIYGFGSTNCEGMAAAAKVAERAGAVLDNCASICHGSSFLAIFDNGYPSCTLGETKNRADVIVYWGANPAHAHPRHMSRYSIFPRGFFTGKGHKSRKIIVIDPRHTDTAQVADIYLQVKQGHDYELFDAFRAVVRGHEIPEEVAGIKREQILEVANIMKKARFGTIFYGMGLCHSDGRNHNVDIAISLTRDLNDYTKWTIMAMRGHYNITGPGAVWSWQYGFPYCLDLTKKDIAHMNPGETSSVDLAMRDEVDAFINIGTDAGAHFPIEAVKHLRKHPWITIDPNICMASEISDLHIPVGIVGVEVPGIVYRMDNVPIQYRKVIDPPEGVISDEELFERIHKRLGELEAEETAKGPAKAAPEGVRAEE